A DNA window from Canis lupus dingo isolate Sandy chromosome 2, ASM325472v2, whole genome shotgun sequence contains the following coding sequences:
- the LOC112660502 gene encoding uncharacterized protein LOC112660502, with protein MSGRPGSRSNACSRLSHPNSLSSSAQTPAWPHSPKCPRTPSGSDFCNSSGPLEQSEGPSSPRLPVRNICMGRPYNSKYVETSHLANHPKVARRPSCRSSPHCLLCTERPSGPCSPTFLDQLIRGINYLDRSTNAFCTNGPKSSLSLPRLAANYLERVANSIHLDHPDHSFPRSNSSPITSTAASDNYTNTCMVPSPRGVNTLQYTDEPAGTSYPHRLQSRSLTPVLPQRPGMKLPELPLFGNGIFSLGRLPKLWEAIRSGLRAPEPISKPCSWW; from the coding sequence ATGTCTGGACGCCCAGGGAGCCGTTCCAATGCTTGCAGCCGCTTGAGCCATCCCAATAGCCTGTCCTCCTCAGCCCAGACTCCCGCCTGGCCCCACAGCCCCAAGTGTCCCCGCACCCCCAGTGGCTCGGATTTCTGTAACAGCAGTGGCCCCTTGGAGCAATCGGAGGGCCCCAGCTCCCCCAGACTTCCCGTGAGGAACATCTGCATGGGCCGCCCCTACAACTCCAAGTACGTGGAGACGAGCCACCTCGCAAACCACCCCAAGGTGGCCAGAAGGCCCTCTTGCCGCAGCAGCCCCCATTGCCTGCTCTGTACAGAACGTCCCTCGggcccctgcagccccacctTCCTGGACCAACTCATCAGAGGCATCAACTACCTTGACAGATCCACCAATGCCTTCTGTACCAATGGTCCCAAGTCATCACTGAGCCTGCCAAGGCTTGCAGCCAACTACCTGGAACGCGTGGCCAACTCCATCCACCTGGACCACCCAGACCACTCCttcccccgcagtaactccagtcCCATCACCAGCACGGCTGCCTCTGACAACTACACCAACACCTGCATGGTGCCTTCCCCCAGGGGTGTCAACACGCTGCAGTATACGGATGAGCCTGCCGGCACCAGTTACCCGCACCGGCTTCAGAGCCGGAGCCTCACACCTGTGCTGCCGCAGAGGCCCGGGATGAAGCTGCCCGAGCTCCCCTTGTTCGGCAACGGGATCTTTTCCTTAGGTCGCCTTCCCAAGCTCTGGGAAGCAATCCGCTCGGGCTTGAGAGCCCCCGAGCCCATCTCTAAACCCTGTAGCTGGTGGTAA